A region of uncultured Desulfobacter sp. DNA encodes the following proteins:
- a CDS encoding transporter substrate-binding domain-containing protein, which yields MKRDVSDLVTWFRRVPALVIGLLFTGLSFTVTAHCQTSDPARDTTDRLRLSPAEKAWLSSHPDITVAGPRSFPPFHYYEKGKLKGISADYAARIAARSGFHQHILADLAWPQVLEKVRRGDIDLIACIAKTAERETYLDFSVPYLAFPLVIVTNANSPFIGGIEDLHGKTLAMVPQTLTQDWLTRDGINFSPLFVQSPLQGLEEVALSRADAIIENLAAATYLIGKNGLANLKIAAPTPYDNYQLYMAVPKGHQELLTIVNKALQALAPEEKSDIRKQWLSVQYDYGIIPDDLFRYIAMVVLFCLGIIFVILFRSRRLSKKAREKIATEKALRESEEKLRNILENSTSMYYSHTPDNQITYISPRCRQILQCEPEEAMVQWTEFVTDNPINLKGFELTKEAVRTGERQPPYEMELLGAKGRKVMVEIRETPVAKNGRTVAIVGSITDITKQKKIEKERKALQHQLVQARKMESIGTLAGGVAHDFNNILGIILGNAQVALLDLPEESPVRSRIDAIQTACARAKEVVLRLLSFSQQTEQGKYSVDPVKLLNDTARLLRASLPSSIEIVCQNIGPIQTINANPTQIQQVLINLCTNAAQAMEPGGGTLNIDLDMVEPQELTMPELSDFSSTGAVRFTIEDTGTGIDPTIQDRIFDPYFTTKEIGRGAGMGLAIVHGIVLNHGGVITVKSEQGGGSVFTVLLPAGPKSPADEGTSVHAENPLGN from the coding sequence TTGAAACGCGACGTTTCTGATTTAGTCACATGGTTCAGGAGGGTGCCGGCACTGGTCATCGGACTGCTGTTCACTGGGCTGTCGTTCACTGTTACGGCCCATTGCCAAACTTCTGATCCGGCCCGGGACACGACGGACCGCCTCCGGTTATCCCCGGCTGAAAAAGCATGGCTCAGCAGTCATCCAGACATCACCGTTGCCGGTCCCCGCTCCTTTCCGCCTTTTCACTATTATGAAAAAGGCAAATTAAAAGGTATCTCAGCCGATTACGCGGCCCGGATAGCTGCCCGATCAGGGTTTCACCAGCATATTCTGGCAGACCTGGCCTGGCCCCAGGTGCTGGAAAAGGTCCGCCGGGGGGACATAGACCTGATTGCCTGCATTGCAAAAACAGCTGAGCGGGAAACCTATCTTGATTTTTCCGTACCCTACCTGGCATTCCCCCTGGTCATTGTCACAAATGCCAACAGCCCCTTTATCGGCGGCATTGAAGATCTCCATGGCAAAACCCTGGCCATGGTGCCCCAAACCCTTACACAAGACTGGCTGACCAGGGACGGCATTAATTTTTCGCCCCTTTTTGTTCAATCTCCGCTACAAGGGCTTGAAGAGGTTGCCCTTTCCCGGGCCGATGCCATCATAGAGAACCTGGCGGCAGCCACCTATCTGATTGGTAAAAACGGCCTGGCAAACCTTAAAATCGCAGCCCCCACCCCCTATGACAATTATCAGCTGTATATGGCTGTTCCCAAGGGTCACCAGGAACTTCTCACAATTGTAAACAAAGCACTCCAGGCATTGGCTCCCGAAGAAAAAAGTGACATTCGCAAGCAGTGGCTGTCCGTTCAATACGACTATGGCATCATACCCGACGATCTATTCCGATACATCGCCATGGTGGTTTTGTTCTGTCTTGGCATTATCTTTGTGATACTGTTTAGAAGCCGCAGGCTTTCAAAAAAGGCCCGGGAAAAAATCGCCACGGAAAAAGCCCTGCGGGAAAGCGAAGAAAAACTTCGGAACATCCTGGAAAACTCCACCAGCATGTATTACTCCCATACACCTGACAATCAAATCACCTATATCAGTCCCCGGTGCAGACAGATTCTGCAGTGCGAACCCGAAGAGGCCATGGTGCAGTGGACTGAATTTGTCACGGACAACCCCATCAATCTCAAGGGCTTTGAGTTGACAAAAGAGGCCGTCAGAACCGGGGAGCGCCAGCCCCCATATGAAATGGAACTGCTCGGTGCCAAAGGGCGCAAGGTTATGGTGGAAATTCGTGAAACCCCGGTTGCTAAAAACGGCAGGACAGTGGCCATTGTGGGTTCCATAACCGACATTACAAAACAGAAAAAAATAGAAAAAGAGAGAAAAGCCCTGCAACACCAGCTTGTCCAGGCCCGCAAGATGGAATCCATCGGCACCCTGGCAGGCGGAGTTGCCCATGATTTCAATAACATTTTGGGAATCATCCTGGGTAATGCCCAGGTGGCACTGCTGGACCTCCCCGAAGAGAGTCCGGTCCGGTCACGCATTGATGCCATTCAAACCGCCTGCGCCAGGGCCAAGGAGGTTGTTCTGCGACTGCTCAGTTTCAGCCAGCAGACAGAACAGGGAAAATATTCTGTGGACCCCGTCAAACTGCTGAACGATACGGCCCGCCTTTTAAGGGCCTCATTGCCGTCATCCATCGAAATTGTGTGCCAAAACATTGGGCCCATCCAGACAATCAATGCCAATCCCACTCAGATCCAGCAGGTGCTTATCAACCTGTGCACCAATGCCGCCCAGGCCATGGAACCCGGCGGCGGGACCTTGAACATAGACCTGGACATGGTGGAGCCCCAGGAGTTAACCATGCCCGAACTGTCGGATTTTTCTTCGACCGGGGCTGTTCGGTTCACCATTGAAGATACAGGCACAGGCATTGATCCGACCATTCAGGACAGAATTTTTGACCCCTATTTCACCACCAAAGAGATCGGCAGGGGGGCAGGCATGGGACTGGCCATTGTCCATGGCATTGTTCTCAACCATGGCGGTGTCATAACCGTTAAAAGTGAACAGGGGGGCGGTTCTGTGTTCACGGTTCTGTTGCCGGCAGGCCCCAAATCCCCGGCAGACGAAGGCACAAGCGTCCATGCCGAAAATCCTTTGGGCAACTGA
- a CDS encoding GDSL-type esterase/lipase family protein, whose product MFWYNAEIEQLQSKPVNAKGQKSRLLFYGSSSLRLWPDAPNDFPDFEIINQAFGGSTSAACCWFFKRLIPRYQPDLLVFYAGDNDLGEGRHPEEVFICFNYLMSLIDRYCGNIPVAFISVKPSIVRQDLINSIKFTNSIIRREIEVCHPNCTFVNIFDSMMEANNQEILFEEDGLHLSINGYTLWKKLLKEQFLNKFLD is encoded by the coding sequence ATGTTTTGGTATAATGCTGAAATAGAACAACTTCAATCAAAGCCGGTCAATGCTAAAGGTCAAAAGTCCAGACTGCTGTTTTACGGAAGTTCATCCCTGCGCCTATGGCCTGATGCCCCCAACGATTTCCCGGATTTTGAAATTATCAACCAGGCTTTTGGAGGTTCAACGTCAGCTGCCTGCTGTTGGTTTTTTAAACGGTTAATACCCCGGTACCAGCCCGACCTGCTTGTTTTTTATGCCGGAGACAATGACCTGGGAGAAGGCCGTCACCCCGAAGAGGTTTTTATCTGTTTTAACTACCTGATGTCTTTAATTGACCGCTATTGCGGGAATATACCCGTAGCTTTTATTTCAGTTAAACCAAGCATTGTCAGACAGGATCTGATAAATTCAATCAAATTCACAAACAGCATTATCCGCAGAGAAATAGAAGTATGTCATCCCAACTGTACCTTTGTGAATATTTTCGATTCAATGATGGAGGCGAATAACCAGGAAATACTGTTTGAAGAAGACGGATTGCATCTAAGTATCAACGGATACACCCTTTGGAAAAAGCTTTTGAAAGAACAATTTCTTAACAAATTCTTAGATTAG
- a CDS encoding response regulator, with amino-acid sequence MPCILAIDDNQDNLVTISVLLKLLIPNSDVITASSGEEGIHKAIIERPDTILLDIHMPGMDGFETCRELKKIEATAFIPVIMLTAVRTDSKSRVRALDIGADAFLTKPIDEAALAAQVRAMLRIKKAEDRLRDENAHLEELVKERVADLSQANAQLVREMEERKQAEQEKKKLEQQLIHAQKLESVGRLAGGIAHEFNNMLSIILGYSEMMQEDMTRTDPNYPKVIEISAAAKRSADLTEQLLAFARKQTACPRILDLNETVSRMMNMLRRLLREDIRLNFLPHDDPGLVKIDPIQLDQILVNLCINAGDAINGAGQISIATEHVTIDEPQFEQDSDLPAGRYVKLSVRDTGCGMDKNIIPNIFEPFFTTKESAHGSGLGLSTVYGIVRQNNGSLYVSSEPGKGSTFTILLPEHKKPDGPDASDCDHKVPDRKNATILLVEDEKALLDLGRQMLEQMGYSVLWTHSPKEALDIAAGHPDQIQLLITDVIMPEMNGYDLAVALKKKHPHIQCLYVSGYPEEVLSANKILEEGTHFLPKPYRKEDLKRVLENFF; translated from the coding sequence ATGCCCTGTATTCTGGCCATCGATGACAACCAGGACAACCTGGTAACAATCAGCGTGCTGCTCAAGCTGTTGATCCCGAACAGTGACGTTATCACGGCATCTTCGGGTGAAGAAGGCATTCACAAAGCCATAATAGAACGTCCGGACACTATTTTGCTGGATATTCACATGCCGGGAATGGATGGGTTTGAAACCTGCCGTGAATTAAAAAAGATAGAGGCCACCGCCTTCATCCCCGTCATCATGCTTACCGCTGTCCGGACAGATTCAAAGAGCCGGGTGCGGGCCCTGGATATCGGGGCGGATGCCTTTTTAACCAAGCCCATTGATGAAGCCGCACTTGCCGCCCAGGTTCGGGCGATGCTCAGGATAAAAAAGGCCGAAGACCGTCTCAGGGATGAGAACGCCCATCTTGAAGAACTGGTCAAAGAACGGGTGGCAGATCTCAGCCAGGCCAACGCGCAACTGGTCAGGGAAATGGAAGAAAGAAAGCAGGCGGAACAGGAAAAGAAAAAGTTGGAGCAGCAACTGATCCATGCCCAGAAACTGGAGTCCGTGGGCCGGCTTGCCGGGGGGATTGCCCATGAATTTAACAATATGCTCAGCATTATTCTCGGATATTCAGAAATGATGCAGGAGGATATGACGCGCACTGATCCCAATTACCCCAAAGTGATCGAGATCAGTGCGGCAGCCAAACGTTCAGCAGATCTGACAGAGCAGTTGCTCGCCTTTGCCCGCAAGCAGACGGCATGCCCCCGGATTTTGGATTTAAACGAAACGGTGTCCAGGATGATGAATATGCTCCGGCGCTTGCTCAGAGAAGATATCCGGCTCAATTTTCTGCCCCATGACGATCCTGGCTTGGTCAAAATTGATCCAATCCAGCTGGATCAAATTTTGGTCAATCTGTGTATCAATGCCGGGGATGCCATCAACGGCGCCGGTCAAATTTCAATTGCAACGGAACATGTGACCATTGATGAACCGCAATTCGAGCAAGATTCCGATTTACCTGCCGGCCGCTATGTGAAACTGTCAGTCCGCGACACGGGGTGCGGTATGGATAAAAACATTATCCCCAATATCTTTGAACCTTTTTTTACAACAAAAGAATCAGCCCATGGGTCAGGTTTAGGGCTTTCCACCGTTTATGGCATTGTCCGGCAGAACAACGGAAGTCTCTATGTATCCAGCGAGCCGGGTAAAGGCTCGACCTTTACAATTCTGCTTCCTGAGCATAAAAAACCGGATGGGCCTGACGCCTCCGATTGTGATCACAAAGTGCCGGACAGGAAAAATGCAACCATCCTTCTGGTGGAGGACGAAAAAGCTCTGCTTGATTTAGGCCGCCAGATGCTTGAGCAAATGGGATATTCAGTACTATGGACACATTCACCCAAAGAGGCGCTTGACATCGCTGCCGGGCATCCAGATCAGATTCAACTACTTATCACAGATGTTATCATGCCTGAAATGAATGGCTATGATCTTGCCGTCGCATTGAAAAAAAAACATCCCCATATCCAATGTCTCTATGTGTCAGGATATCCGGAAGAGGTGCTTTCTGCCAACAAAATACTGGAGGAGGGAACTCATTTTCTTCCCAAACCATACAGGAAAGAAGATCTGAAACGTGTGCTTGAAAATTTTTTTTAA
- a CDS encoding CsgG/HfaB family protein, which produces MKKNIFWVVLICFMSMGCVMFGGCAMFGKSKTVVVSPKIHSIKQNTYAILPFSDIRTKQAQRADINFMVTDVMLDAFETALLKTGAKIVERPKIKKVLDEMQFSYTGNVDEDQLKEIGKLTNSDAIVIGMIRAFANAEFKDKEKPDKPTKCTTISFSVKAIEIETGEILWKGSITKSTGLKNDFMFSCDCDVLRYADPIASTLVADLEKASEKK; this is translated from the coding sequence ATGAAAAAAAATATCTTCTGGGTGGTTCTGATCTGTTTTATGTCAATGGGATGTGTAATGTTTGGGGGATGTGCAATGTTCGGAAAGTCAAAAACCGTAGTGGTCAGTCCCAAAATACACTCCATAAAACAGAATACCTACGCTATTTTGCCATTTTCAGATATTCGCACAAAACAGGCCCAAAGGGCAGATATTAATTTCATGGTCACTGATGTGATGCTGGATGCCTTTGAGACAGCTTTGCTTAAAACCGGGGCTAAAATCGTAGAGCGGCCTAAAATAAAAAAAGTTCTTGATGAAATGCAATTTTCGTATACCGGCAATGTGGATGAGGACCAGCTAAAAGAGATCGGAAAATTAACCAATTCAGATGCAATTGTTATTGGGATGATAAGGGCCTTTGCCAATGCTGAGTTTAAAGACAAAGAAAAGCCCGATAAACCAACCAAATGCACAACTATCAGTTTTTCTGTTAAGGCCATTGAGATCGAAACCGGAGAAATTCTTTGGAAAGGCTCAATAACCAAATCCACAGGTCTGAAAAATGACTTTATGTTTAGCTGTGATTGTGATGTTTTAAGATATGCAGACCCCATAGCTTCAACCCTTGTGGCAGATCTTGAAAAGGCCAGTGAGAAAAAATAG
- a CDS encoding response regulator has product MSLFDRLSLKNRMVVSFSLIIILFVALSVSTIHQIEVLNRLTVTLYTHPLQVSNAALEAKAGVLAMHRSMKDVSTARSQADIALAIEEVREKEAVVYKELALIKQYILGTAGKQLIENTIALFDGWKPIRLEVQDFVLKGDTASANMITRKKGADYVARLEKRMEELTRYARNKADGFMQDARKTQRQVYIYILTAIIIFMCLAITIGCLLSSSILGAIETFRKTISRITRTGELELATVRGNHEIAALADHFNRLIRRLKEQFWLQRMENELIHALSGDLGFEALLEKGCDHLCQSLKNCAGAIYTYDAQTTQCRLSYYYAVPQGSQFAELFDLGEGLVGQAAKDKKEIMLTRPTPEEASVKSGGQNQTPQDIMAIPMMYENHLFGVFEVAFFDPVDTPKQQYLLSAIRSLSVLLYAAKQNEQVTRLFDSSQKANEKLQTLNTEIEHQSGELTRKNIELEHQQKQVEEANRLKSEFLSNISHELRTPLNSVNALSRVLMTQAGEKLTPEENNYLEIIERNGKRLLALINNILDLSKIEAGKVELDCTRFSLEGVVDNIVESLSPLARNKNIRLDVRLPETLPQLESDEAKVHQILENIIANAVKFTERGGVSVSALERNGHVEITIEDSGIGISSKDLKTIFEEFRQSDGTTTRKYEGTGLGLAIAHKAVRLLGGDINVSSVVDQGSRFIVNLPVSPSRPSREPLPIHSLPAVPTRQWPSILIVDDDPKTRDLLSDAFQKQGYNTLTAATGRQALNYAKTHSLLAITLDVIMPEMDGWEVLSQLKKDPDTAEIPVIIVTVSDDRNTGFALGAVGYVNKPLDREQLLSEIRKIYPTLPSTVMLVDDNDTERNQAALWLTREGVQVMTANSAEQCLDLLESQKPDIMVIDLIMPGMDGFALIKAVRANPETTGIPVLVLTAKDLTPQEKKILTMNASTILLKSPECSEQLFEQINTILKNAIQPRVPRPVESKPSTGRPVVLIVENNPDNRTTIKAILPKGLDIKEAVDGRQGLDMARALMPDLILLDMALPKMDGLEVVSALKQDDGTKSIPVVALTAMAMAGDRQRILKGGCDDYIPKPINPEALRKKVRFWLQTDLEE; this is encoded by the coding sequence ATGAGTCTTTTTGACAGGCTGTCGTTGAAAAACAGAATGGTGGTTTCATTTTCCCTGATCATCATTCTGTTTGTGGCGTTGAGTGTCAGCACGATTCATCAGATAGAGGTACTCAACCGGCTTACCGTGACACTTTACACCCACCCGCTTCAGGTGTCCAATGCTGCCCTGGAAGCCAAAGCCGGGGTTCTTGCCATGCATCGGTCCATGAAGGATGTCTCCACGGCCCGAAGCCAGGCCGACATCGCCCTGGCCATTGAGGAGGTGCGTGAAAAAGAGGCTGTGGTTTACAAAGAGTTGGCCCTTATCAAGCAATACATTTTAGGCACAGCCGGCAAGCAACTGATTGAAAACACCATCGCCCTTTTTGACGGATGGAAGCCTATTCGTCTGGAGGTCCAGGACTTTGTTCTCAAAGGGGACACCGCATCCGCCAACATGATAACCCGTAAAAAAGGAGCTGATTACGTGGCCCGCCTGGAAAAACGGATGGAAGAGCTCACCCGCTATGCCAGAAATAAAGCAGACGGGTTTATGCAGGATGCCCGGAAAACCCAAAGGCAGGTATATATTTATATCCTGACCGCGATTATCATTTTTATGTGTCTGGCAATCACCATCGGCTGCCTGTTGTCTTCAAGTATATTGGGAGCCATTGAAACGTTTCGGAAAACCATCTCCCGGATCACCCGGACAGGAGAATTGGAACTGGCGACAGTCAGGGGAAACCACGAAATTGCGGCACTGGCAGATCATTTCAACCGGCTGATTCGACGGTTGAAAGAACAGTTCTGGCTTCAGCGCATGGAAAATGAACTGATTCACGCCCTGTCCGGAGACCTTGGATTTGAAGCACTGTTGGAAAAAGGCTGCGATCATCTTTGCCAAAGCCTGAAAAACTGCGCCGGGGCCATATACACATATGATGCACAGACAACCCAGTGCAGACTCAGCTACTATTATGCGGTTCCCCAGGGAAGCCAGTTCGCCGAACTTTTTGATCTGGGAGAAGGGCTTGTGGGCCAGGCGGCCAAAGATAAAAAAGAGATTATGCTGACCCGGCCAACGCCTGAAGAGGCTTCGGTCAAATCCGGAGGGCAAAACCAAACGCCCCAGGACATTATGGCCATCCCCATGATGTATGAAAATCATCTTTTCGGTGTATTTGAAGTCGCCTTTTTTGACCCTGTTGATACGCCCAAACAGCAATACTTGCTGTCCGCCATCCGGTCACTGTCCGTGTTGCTCTATGCAGCCAAACAAAATGAACAGGTCACCCGCCTGTTTGACTCGTCCCAAAAGGCCAACGAAAAGCTCCAGACGCTGAATACGGAGATCGAACATCAATCCGGGGAGTTGACCCGAAAAAATATCGAGCTTGAACATCAGCAAAAACAGGTGGAAGAGGCAAACCGTTTAAAAAGTGAGTTCCTCTCCAATATAAGCCATGAGCTGCGAACCCCGCTGAACTCTGTGAACGCCCTGTCCCGGGTGCTAATGACCCAGGCCGGCGAAAAGTTGACTCCGGAGGAAAATAACTATCTGGAAATCATTGAGCGCAACGGCAAACGACTACTGGCATTGATCAACAATATCCTTGATCTGTCTAAAATAGAGGCCGGAAAAGTGGAACTGGACTGCACCCGTTTTTCCCTTGAGGGGGTAGTGGATAATATTGTCGAAAGCCTCTCTCCCCTTGCACGCAATAAAAATATCCGGCTTGACGTCCGGCTGCCCGAAACACTTCCCCAACTTGAAAGTGATGAAGCCAAGGTTCATCAGATTCTTGAAAATATAATCGCCAATGCGGTGAAATTCACAGAGAGAGGAGGGGTTAGCGTATCTGCCCTTGAACGAAACGGACATGTTGAAATCACCATTGAGGATTCGGGTATCGGCATATCCTCCAAAGATTTGAAAACCATCTTTGAAGAGTTCCGCCAGTCCGACGGCACCACGACCCGGAAATATGAAGGTACCGGGCTTGGGCTGGCCATCGCCCACAAAGCCGTCCGGTTGCTGGGCGGGGATATCAATGTGTCATCGGTGGTTGACCAGGGCAGCCGGTTTATTGTCAACCTTCCGGTCAGCCCAAGCCGGCCGTCCAGGGAACCTTTGCCCATCCATTCCCTGCCGGCAGTCCCCACAAGACAGTGGCCAAGCATCCTCATTGTGGATGACGACCCGAAGACGCGTGATCTTTTAAGCGATGCATTTCAAAAGCAGGGATACAACACCCTGACCGCGGCCACAGGCCGGCAGGCGCTGAACTATGCAAAAACCCACTCTCTTCTGGCCATCACCCTGGATGTCATCATGCCGGAAATGGACGGCTGGGAAGTATTGAGCCAATTGAAAAAAGATCCGGATACCGCTGAAATTCCTGTGATTATAGTGACTGTATCCGATGACCGTAACACCGGGTTTGCCCTAGGCGCCGTGGGCTATGTAAACAAACCCCTGGATCGGGAACAACTCCTTTCTGAAATTCGAAAAATTTACCCGACACTGCCGTCCACCGTCATGCTGGTGGATGATAATGACACAGAACGAAACCAGGCGGCCCTGTGGCTTACCCGGGAGGGTGTCCAGGTTATGACCGCAAACAGCGCAGAGCAGTGTTTGGACCTGCTTGAATCCCAAAAACCTGACATTATGGTCATTGATCTGATCATGCCCGGGATGGACGGATTTGCACTGATCAAAGCCGTTCGGGCCAATCCGGAAACAACCGGAATACCGGTTCTGGTGTTAACGGCCAAAGATCTCACCCCCCAGGAAAAAAAGATTCTCACGATGAACGCCTCCACCATCCTGCTGAAATCACCCGAGTGCAGTGAACAGCTCTTTGAGCAGATCAACACGATTTTAAAAAATGCAATTCAGCCCCGGGTACCCCGCCCGGTTGAATCGAAACCCAGTACCGGCCGCCCCGTGGTATTGATCGTAGAGAATAACCCGGACAATAGAACCACCATAAAGGCCATTCTGCCCAAAGGGTTAGATATTAAAGAGGCGGTAGATGGGCGTCAGGGTCTTGATATGGCAAGGGCGCTGATGCCGGATCTCATATTGTTGGACATGGCCCTGCCGAAAATGGATGGCCTTGAGGTTGTCTCAGCTTTAAAGCAGGATGATGGAACCAAAAGCATTCCTGTTGTGGCGCTAACGGCCATGGCCATGGCAGGAGACAGGCAGCGGATTCTTAAGGGGGGCTGCGATGATTATATTCCCAAACCCATAAACCCGGAAGCCCTGAGAAAAAAGGTGCGTTTCTGGCTGCAGACAGACCTGGAGGAGTAA
- a CDS encoding PHP domain-containing protein — protein sequence MRGYIELHLHTTHTAGNSTLTIDQAVQRAKTYGMTSLGIMDSGTMSGVDVFVDVCRREGITPIVGCGFYLTLGDHRKKADQKYHLPVIAENVIGLENLRELDRIAQTHGNIGRPQIDPELLEQYSRGLIVLTGGRGGAVDKLLKAGHDQSAEALLLKLKSIVGPENLLVELQDNGRAGEMDMNGLLEGLAKRCGVACVVTGGPFYLDRMDAVACNALRKAHGNNLLHGDGFNFRSGEEQGQRFENYPAALAQSVKIARRCSFL from the coding sequence GTGAGGGGCTACATAGAACTGCATTTACACACGACACACACTGCCGGGAACTCCACTCTGACCATCGACCAGGCCGTGCAACGGGCAAAGACCTACGGCATGACGTCGCTGGGGATTATGGACAGCGGCACGATGAGTGGTGTTGACGTCTTTGTTGACGTCTGTCGCCGGGAAGGAATCACGCCGATTGTGGGCTGCGGATTCTATCTGACACTTGGGGATCATCGAAAAAAGGCTGACCAGAAGTATCATCTGCCCGTGATCGCGGAAAATGTTATAGGCCTGGAAAACCTGCGAGAGCTTGACCGGATTGCGCAAACCCATGGCAATATTGGTCGCCCCCAGATTGATCCGGAATTGCTGGAGCAGTATAGCAGGGGACTGATTGTGCTCACCGGAGGCCGCGGGGGAGCGGTGGACAAGCTTTTGAAGGCCGGTCATGACCAGAGTGCCGAAGCGCTGTTACTGAAGCTGAAATCCATTGTCGGGCCGGAGAATCTGCTGGTTGAGCTCCAGGACAATGGTCGCGCCGGGGAGATGGATATGAATGGGCTGCTGGAGGGTCTGGCCAAAAGGTGCGGGGTGGCATGTGTGGTAACCGGAGGACCGTTTTACCTGGATCGCATGGATGCAGTCGCATGTAATGCCCTGCGCAAAGCCCATGGAAATAATCTGCTCCACGGTGATGGATTCAATTTCCGGTCCGGGGAGGAGCAGGGCCAACGGTTTGAAAACTATCCCGCAGCCTTGGCGCAGAGTGTAAAAATTGCCCGGCGGTGCTCCTTTTTGTAA
- a CDS encoding PPC domain-containing DNA-binding protein: MKYSQAKQGRIYVIRLEDGDIIHEEIEKFADEQAIKAAALTIIGAVDTGSNIIVGPEDGRAESITPMKHILNNVNEIVGTGTIFPNEKGVPKLHMHIACGRQDSTVTGCIRNGVKTWHILEVILFELIDTGAVRKLDTAMGFELLNP, encoded by the coding sequence ATGAAGTACTCCCAGGCAAAACAAGGAAGAATATATGTTATCCGTCTTGAAGACGGTGATATCATACACGAAGAGATTGAAAAGTTTGCTGATGAGCAGGCAATAAAAGCGGCGGCGTTAACCATTATCGGAGCCGTTGATACCGGTAGCAATATAATTGTCGGGCCAGAAGATGGCCGGGCAGAATCCATTACCCCCATGAAGCATATTCTCAACAATGTGAATGAGATAGTGGGGACAGGCACAATCTTTCCCAATGAGAAGGGTGTGCCCAAATTACACATGCACATAGCGTGCGGCAGACAAGATTCAACCGTAACCGGATGTATCCGCAACGGTGTGAAGACATGGCATATACTCGAGGTTATTTTATTTGAATTAATTGATACCGGTGCTGTGCGTAAGTTGGATACCGCCATGGGATTCGAGCTGCTGAACCCGTAA
- a CDS encoding PilZ domain-containing protein gives MEDILQEKRKCHRYQLPVNVDAVIGDRLIKSTARDISCAGLFLTTRSNLQVDSEACVVVSLPGRHLPIKLKGKSVRVELDGVAVQFHGISPYFVENLSEELERAAVHLQFGGSLPLPRTENLVFRP, from the coding sequence ATGGAAGACATTCTACAGGAAAAACGCAAATGCCACCGGTACCAATTGCCGGTGAATGTGGACGCTGTCATCGGAGACAGGCTTATCAAGTCAACCGCACGGGATATATCATGTGCCGGGTTGTTCCTCACGACCCGGTCTAACCTGCAGGTCGATTCTGAAGCCTGTGTTGTTGTCTCTCTTCCAGGCAGGCACCTGCCCATAAAACTGAAGGGAAAAAGTGTCAGGGTTGAACTGGATGGCGTTGCTGTGCAGTTTCATGGTATTTCTCCTTACTTTGTTGAAAATCTGAGCGAGGAGCTTGAGCGTGCGGCTGTGCATCTTCAGTTTGGAGGCTCTCTTCCGTTACCCAGGACGGAAAATCTGGTTTTCCGTCCATAG